Genomic DNA from Mobula birostris isolate sMobBir1 chromosome 21, sMobBir1.hap1, whole genome shotgun sequence:
ACGCTGATATATCGCACGTTCTCCTGACACTGAGCACGTTCAAAGGGGCCAGTTCACGATTCGTCTAGAGGCTTATATCTTATCCTAGTCACTCAGCCTGAGTCATCGTGCCCACCCTGTTAGTTGAAAAGACGCCActgccttctctcaattcctccgtctccgccgcatctactctcaggataaggtttttcattctagaactaaggagatgtcctacTTTTtcgaagaaaggggcttctctttaTCCaacatcaacgctgccctcaaccacatctcttccatttcacgcacgcctgttctcaccccatcctcccacaacgttagggttcctcttgtcctcatctaccaccccaccagcctccgcgtccagcgcATAATTCTCCGGAGCTACCGCcagctccaacgggatcccaccgccaagcgcatctttccctcccccacccctaaaTTTCTGTTTTCCGAAGGGatcgctcccttgtccatttgtccctccacactgatctccctcccggcactcatccttgcaagcgaaacaagtgctacacccgcccctacacctcctccctcactaccattcagggccccaaacagtccttccaaatgagggggcacttcacctgtgagtcatctattgtatcaggtgctcccggtgtggcctcttttatatcagtgagacccgacgtagattgggagacagcttcaCAGAGCATCTACGCTTCTTCCAGctgaaaaagcaggacctcccagtggccacccatttgaattccacttcccattcccattccgatatgtccatccatggcctcctccactgtcgtgatgaggtcacacataggttgaaggaacaacaccttataatccgtttgggtagtctccaacctgatggcatgaacatcaatttctcaaatttccgatagtgtccccccttcaccattccccatccgctttcccctctctcaccttatctccttgccgacccatcacctccctctggtggtcctccccccttttctttctgccATGGCCTTTCTGTCTCTTAcaccaatctacttcccagctctttacttcatcccaccccctccaggtttcacgtctcacctgtgttcctctctcccgtccaccccactcccacattttaaatctactcctcagcttttttttttctccagtcctgccgaagagtttcggaccgaaacatcgactatactcttttccatagacgctgcctggcctgttgagttcctccagcattttgtgtgtgttcccttgtcctgGTGCAGTTTGGGTTCCACGTACATACAGAGCGTGAGAAGCTGTAGCCTTTGTTTGAATCTTTGAAGGGGCTTCTCCATAAGTTCCAGCAATACCTCAGCCCAACTCTCCTTGGGCACCCGGTGGAGAGGGTAGTGTCGGTCCGGAGAACCCTCTCGTGTGTTGTTGACCGATGGAATAAAACTCATCCTCCTGAAAACGCAAATTTGAACATTCGCTGTTTCTATACAACAATTTATGAATGAAGCATCATTTGAAATAGAAAACAAAAGTTCgacacagtgaaactccctccactccgtcccatcactcactcccggtgTGAGACaccgagtgaagctccctccacaccgtcccatcactcaccccggggtcagacaccgagtgaagctccctccactccgtcccatcactcaccccggggtcagacaccgagtgaagctccctccacactgtcccatcactcaccccggggtcagacaccgagtgaagctccctccacaccgtcccatcactcactcccgaggtcagacaccgagagaagctcccttcacaccgtcccatcacccactcccggtgTGAGACACCGAGTGAAGctccttctacactgtcccatcaatcACTCCGGTGTCAGACAccgagagaagctccctccacaccgtcccatcactcaccccgGGGTCAGAAATAGAGCAAAgcaccctctacactgtcccatcagtcaCTCCCGGTGTGAGACaccgagtgaagctccctccactccgtcccatcactcactcccggtgTGAGACaccgagtgaagctccctccataccatcccatcacTCACCCCGGGGTCAGACgtcgagtgaagctccctccacaccgttccatcactcACCCCGAGGTCAGAAATAGAGCAAAgcaccctctacactgtcccatcagtcaCTCCCGGCGTGAGACaccgagtgaagctccctccataccatcccatcactcaccccgtgtcagacacagagtaaagctccctccactccgtcccatcactcaccccggggtcagacaccgagtgaagctccctccgctcCATCCCATCACTCACCCCGGTGTGAGACAccgagagaagctccctccacaccgtcccatcactcacccgGTGTCAGACGCCGAGTAAAGCTCCCTCCAAgacgtcccatcactcactcccggtgTGAGACaccgagtgaagctccctccataccatcccatcactcaccccgtgtcagacacagagtaaagcttCCTCCACTCCATCACATCACTCACCCCTACGGTCACATCACACAcctcggggtcagacactgagtgaggCTCCCTCCCATCAAAAACTCTTGGGGTCCGACCTACATGAACCTGTTTCTGAAAACTAACACTCACTTTCTCCTAATAAATACCACTGAGTACCTGCCATGCTCTGAGAAAACTTTATTTTAAGTTACTGTTATTGCTTTATTTTGCgcagaatttgttgttttgccacTAGACGACAATGGGGTGATAATTTCTTAGATTGCAACACACAGAGGTATATCAAAGGAACAAGCCCCTCAGTCTACATTTttaaaccataagatacaggagcagaattaggtcatcggCCCTTCGGGTCTGCAGACGTGGCCCCCTCATTTAGGGAAAGATGTTCTCTGGTGGTCTCATGGGGAAAGGGACGCGGTCCCCGAGCTCCGATGTGGCTGGTGAGGTCAGTTGGGCAAGGGGTGTCGAGGTGCGACGGGCTGGGTTTATTCTGAGGTTTCTCCCTCCCTCGGCGCTTCATGCGGGGTCTCTGGCTTGTCCACGCCTCCCTTCTGGGTGACACTGAGGCAGGTATCTCCAGGAAAACTGGTGAGGAAGGTATAGTTTTCAGGGAGGCTTTGGGAGTTTCAGGGAGGGTTCTCTGCAGTGTCCGTGTAGGGGGATGATCTGTTTCGGAATTAGTGGGCCTTGTGTTGGTGACGTGGTCCGTCTGGAGTGCCTGAGGCAGATCTGAGAGTGGTCGGTCCCGTTGCTGGGAATGAGGATCTTGCTGGGACAGGAATGGTGATTTGGATTCTTGTCTCTGAGGCGGGGAGCGTGGAGATAATAGTTCCGGTGAGCAGAGAGAAGAGGCTGAAGGGGGATGGGGGGTGTGGAAGCGGGGTCACTGGGCTGGATGGATCCTTGTGGACTGGGAATTACGATGGGGGGCTGCGCCACGGCAAACATATTCAAGACTGGATCAGACGTCTTCAGCCCGTGGGGGAACGGGCGGGGCACTGGCGCTAGTCGGCTTTGGTGCAGAATCGAAAGGCTGAATGAGCTGCTCCTGTTCTCGTTTTTTTCTAATTCTAGCGCTTGACCACCGCAGCGATGAGCCTCAATGGTACAGCGGCTGGTGACGTTGGCCTCATTGCTCCGGAGACGCGAGTTCGATCCTCGCCCTGGGCGCTGGCGTGTCTATGTGGATTTTGTATGTTCTGTTTGCGGATGTGTAGGCACTGTCGGACAAATAACTGAATCGTTAAGCCAAAGGGAGCTAGCCCTCGCCCACTTCGCCTTTCTCCCTTTAGTCCTCCTTTCGCCCCTCGCTCCCGCTCCCTCTCGGAACTCGGAGTCCCACTAGGTCTTGGGGTGAAGGTAGTGGAGGGGCGGAATGGCTTTTTAAACCCGGGTGTGCCGTGCACCGTTTCCCGACGGGCCCTGAGAGAGCCCCGGGTGCCCAGGGGTCTGCCGGCCATCGTCCTGGATGGCCAGTGGGGGCCTGGAGTTGTCCCATCGCTGAAGGAGCTGGTTTAGCTGCTCTTTGTTGGTGATGCCGTGTAGAGGCCAGTCCGCCTCCCCCTCCGTCCCCTTCGCACTCTCCTGGCCTTCCGCTCCCTCCTGTCCCGGTCCGACGAAGAACTCGCGGACGCAGCGCCGAGCGAACGTGTGCGCATGCTCGCAGCACATCTCCTCGAAGATCTTCTCCTCCAGGTCGAGATAGTTGCCCCAGTACCAGTTCCGCAGTGGGTTGACTTGTCGAGAGCACGGCCTCAGGGTGCGAGCGAGGAATGCGGCcaggatcagcaggaagagggtgGTCCATCCCACCGCCTGAGAACACAGAGGACACAAACACAGTGCCGGAGGAGCAGAGCAGACCCGTTGTAACCCGAGCTGTCCCTTGCGATCCCGCACTCACCCAGTCACCCTCCTGAACCCAATCCCACAGCGGCTGGTCCCTGGACCACCAACCTCGCTATCAGGCACCAGCCGGATGGATAGAATGGCCGTCCCGCCTCGAGCTTCCCTGTGAACCGGAAGCAGGAGGGCAGGGTTGGTACAGGGAACTCCCCGCCCCTCcgggttccatgcacactttccaCTCTTATGGCATCAGACAGCGggccccagaccacagggaacatgAGGAGGTCCCAAAGAGAGAacacagggagttaggtagaaagcgcCACTGAGGGTAAGGATAGGGTGATTTggaagatggctgaggaattggtgcagggggcaggagttCAAATCTCTGGATCagtggaatctcttctgggggatgTATAAAGGGACGGGTTACAGCTGAAgatgagggagaccaatatccttgcgggcaggtttgccgGAGAGTTGGAGAaagtttaaactaaattggcagggggatgggagccagaagGATAAGTGTAACACGGGAGCAAAATTGTTAagggtggtgaatacaggacGGAAGTTGTTATATTTTAAtgtatgcagtatatggaattaaGTAGATGACCctgtggcgcaattagagattggcagatacggtgatgtgggcatcactgaatcttgGCTGAAAGATGATCTTAATTTGAGAGCTTAGaatctaaggatacacattgtatcgagaAGACAAGCAGGTAGATAGAGGGGTGGGGTGGCCCGGTTGGTaagaaaaagtgaaatcaaatcctttgaaagagttgacataggatcggaagatgtagaatccttgtgggtagaaacTCCAAGGGTAAAAGACATGGATGGGCGTTAAATACAGACCTCCAAGTAGTAGCCACGATGTGGGATACATATTTCAACGGGAGATAGAAATATTAGgatagtaatgggggatttcaatatgccagtagattggggaaatcagaCTGTGCTGGtttccaagagagggaatttgtagaatgcctgcgagattgctttttagagtagcttgagGCCACTAGAGGAGAAacaattttggattgggtgttgggtAATGAACGAGATTTGAtgtgggagcttaaggtaaaggaacccttaagaaacagtaatcataatatgatagaattcgccCTGaggtttgagaggaagaagataaagtcagatatatggatattatagtggagtaaagggaattacagaggcatgagagaggagctggccaaagttcattggagagggacactagcaggaatgacaaCAGAAAACCAAtcactggagtttctgggggggGGAAAGGAAGGCACCAGATAGATACATTTCTTAGattaagaaatattctaaaggccaCAGTGCCTGACAAGggtagtcaaagacagcataaaagcaaaagagagagcatgtaATATTGCAAAAAATAGTGGTAAGTTAGATAATTGAGAAGCTTTTGAAAACTAACTAAAACTCATAAGgacagaaaatatgaaatatgaaggaatGTTAGCCAATAATACAAAAGAGGATATGAAAAGtttctttcaaatatttaaaGAGTAATAAGAGAGGAGATcttggatattgaaccactggaaaatgatgataGAGAGTTAGCAATGGGAGACAGCTAAATGGCGcgggaacttaataagtattttgtgtcagtcttcaccttggaagacattagcagtatgccagaggttcGACAGCATcacagggcagaagtgagtgttgttgctcttactaaggagaagatactCGAGAAGCTGAAAATCCAGCTGGattataccccagggttctgaaagagttagctgaagagaTCGTAGTGGCATCAttaaatgacctttcaagaatcattagattctagaATTGCtcagaaggactggaaaattggaaatgtcactccactctttaataagggagggagacagaagaaaggaaattttaggacAATTAGCctaatttcagtggttgggaagatgttagagtcaattattaaggatgaggttttgagataCTCGGAGGCACGTGATAGAATAGGTCAAGGTCGGGATGGTTTCCTTATGGGGAAATGTTGCccgacagatctgttggaattctttgaggaaataacagttaAGATAGACAAAAGGGGGTcggtggatgttgcttacttgaaattttagaaggactttgacaaggtgttgtacatgaggctgtttaacaagataaaagaccatcgtattacaggaaaggtgctAGCGGGGAGAGAAGAtaagctgactggcaggaggcaagtaGTGGGAATAAAgcggggccttttctggttggttgccggtgactaatggtgcTCCGCAGGAGTCAGatttggggccacttcttttcacgttagaTGTGAAAGATTTGGATTAGGCGATTGGTAGCCTTGTGTGTAAGTTTGCGGGTGGTATGAGGATGGgaggaggggcaagtagtgttgaggaagcggggaatgtgcagaaggacttaaacaggtGGGGAGAATAGGCAAAGGGTGGCAGATTGAGTAAAATGTACGGAAGTGTACCGTCATgtgcttttgtagaaggcatagAGTTGTAGGTAATTATCTAAACGGAGAAAATTCCAAAgtcagagctgcaaagggacccgggagtcctcgtgcaggattccctaaaggtcaacttgcaccTTCAgggtgagtcagtggtaaggaaagcaaatgtgatgcttgcgttcatttcgagaggattagaatataagagcgAGGGTATAATGCTCAttctctataaggcactggtcggaccgcacttggaatattgtgagccgttttgggccctttatctgagaaaagatgtgctggcttgggagaaggtccacagcagattcacgagaatgattccgggaatgaaagcgTTTATCGATGGTTCTGGgccgtacttgctggagttctcgttgaaacctatcgaatattgagagGTCTAGATAAAGTGAATGAGGTGAGAatttttcctgtagtgggtgagccTAGGACCGGAGGGTACAGTCACAGACTACTAGAGGGAGGtctacttagaacagagatgaggagaaattcctttagccagaggatggtgaatcggtggaattcattgccgtgggtggatgtggaggccaattcattgaactgatttaaggtggaggttgagagGTTCCTGAGTAGTcggggcgtcaaaggttacgggagaaaGTAGGATAGTGGGTTGGGGGTGATAGATAAATCAGTCATGGTGGAATGGCGGAGTCTCCGTATGCCGAAGAACCTGATTCCGCTGCAGTTTCTGGTCGTACTCTGCCCCATCTGTCCAGCGCTTTACAGTCGCTTcacggaaacaagcccttcggcccaactcattcatgccGACCAGGTTCTCTACCTGAGCCAGTCCCTTTTCCACACGTTTGACCGACATCACTCTAAACATTTTCTAACCATAAactttcccaagtcccttttacATGCCGTTAACGCACCTTCCTTAACCAATTCATCCGCCTTACCTATGACACTCTTGCCGCTTTAAAGCGTTTCACCCTCACCTTAACTCTACACCCTCCAGGTTCAGACtaaggtaaaaggtgaaatgtttcaggggaaCCTGGGAGCGAGgatcttcttcacccagaggatggtgCGAGCGTGGGACGAGCTTCCAGCcgaagtagtggatgcaggttcgatttcatcatttaagagaagtttggttaaattcctggattggaggactgtgGTGCAAGTGCTGCTGCGCATAATCGTTATGGCCGAAGTACTTGTCCCTAGGAAGTATTGTTCTGTGACTTCTCTACTCTGGGAAAGAAAGGCTGTGACTACCCACCCATCCCTGCTCCTTGCGATTTAATAAACTTCTCTGTTGTCACCCACAGTCGTTTTTGCTCCGGGGGATGGGGGGACAGTCCCAGCTTGTCCAGTTGTCCAGCTCTTCTCCATTCCCCACAACACCACGACCTTCTGCATTCTCACCAGCCTTCTCTCTAGCCCTCGGCTCCCTGAGCaccgcccgcccccccccccggatcTTAAGCTGATCTTAATGTCCAACACTCGGATCGTGTAGACTCTGGTCTCCGCACCCCTGGCTACCGCTGGACGACAGAGAGATAGAATGTCCGAGAAGCCAGTTGGACCAGTGGACGAGAGTCCCTCCCCCCGCCCTGCCGTGGCCGGAGCAGTAGGGTGGGAGGCGGCTGGCTTTACCTGGGAGACAGTGCGCAGGTACCGGTAGGCTGCATTCCTGGAAAAGGGCGGGTGCCCGGGCAGCTGCACGGAGGCGAGGTCCTTACAGGGAAGCCGGGCCAGGGCGGCGCGCAGCTCGGCCGCAGTGTAGCCGCTAACATTGGCGAAGCGACCGGGCTCCAGACTGGTAGCGAGGGCGCAGGCGAGGCACTTGCCATCGAGCAGAGCCACGATAAGCCAGGCGGCGGGAGGCAGCGCGGCGCTCCGCACCACTCCGAGCAGCAGCGACAGCAGAGCACTGCCGTCCCTGGGTCGACTGCCTTCGGGCCTCCGCCACTCCCGCAGCAGCAGAAGCCAGCGTCGGTTCACCATGAAGCCGCAGATGAAGAGGGCGATGCAGGGTAGGAGGAGGACCGCCGCCGCGTACGCAGTGTTGTAGCCAGGTAGACAAGGGCAGCTAAAGTTGAGGGCACTGTATAGCCGGACGCTGGCCAGCGCCAAAATCCCACAGATCCCGTTCGTGACCGACTTCGGGTTAGACTGGAGGCTGCGGAGGGTGGCGGTAAGGCGATCCATGGCTCCCGAGCTACAGCCGGCGCCGGCAATCCCGAGGCAgtgccccccgcccccacccgGCTCCGGGCTGCCGATCACACGCAGCATCCGACGTCACTGAGTAGGTGAAGAGCGGGCAGGTGAGCTGGTCAAAGACCCCAACCAAACAACCTCAGACTTGCACTCTTCACGCCCCTCTCGTTGCGCAGAAGATACGAGAAGCATGTATCTCCGGGCTCGAGAGCAACTTTCACCTCGctgttacaagactattgaaAGATAGAATGGACACTCACTTTACGATCCACCTGGTCATGGTCTCGTACTTTATTGGCTACCTACGCTGCAAtttctctataactgtaacactttattctgccacaaacaggagaaaatctgcagatgctggaaatccagagcaacacacgcaaaactgctggaggaacccagcagtccaggcagcatctatggaaaagggaaaacagtcgacgtttcggcccgaaacccttcagcatagacgctgcctggcctgctgagtttccctagcattgtgtgtgtgtcactTTATTCTGCGTGTCACTTTGTACTACCTCGATATACCCATGCGTTTAAACGATTGGTAGGGATGACATTCAAGACAAAGATTCTCACTGTACCTGGGtacgtgataataataaaccaaatgaCAATTTTCCCCCGGTGCTGAGCTCTGTGCGGAGGGGTCTTGCGGTCTATTGCTCCAtagaagtggctacacaggttgacagagTGATGATAAAGAAGACATGTGGCACGCTTGTGTTAAGCcgctgagttcaaaagtcaggaagctaTGTTGCACCTTTATAAAG
This window encodes:
- the LOC140185876 gene encoding calcium homeostasis modulator protein 3-like — its product is MDRLTATLRSLQSNPKSVTNGICGILALASVRLYSALNFSCPCLPGYNTAYAAAVLLLPCIALFICGFMVNRRWLLLLREWRRPEGSRPRDGSALLSLLLGVVRSAALPPAAWLIVALLDGKCLACALATSLEPGRFANVSGYTAAELRAALARLPCKDLASVQLPGHPPFSRNAAYRYLRTVSQAVGWTTLFLLILAAFLARTLRPCSRQVNPLRNWYWGNYLDLEEKIFEEMCCEHAHTFARRCVREFFVGPGQEGAEGQESAKGTEGEADWPLHGITNKEQLNQLLQRWDNSRPPLAIQDDGRQTPGHPGLSQGPSGNGARHTRV